The Desulfomicrobium orale DSM 12838 genome includes a window with the following:
- the nudC gene encoding NAD(+) diphosphatase: MDHRTKPVLNTFSGLTLNRKPAGPDAATDWQRTMQAGLCVVVRGDDILFDPAGDGPLLLNHQMLLDCAADSRPLFLGHDGETGYFVLDLAQLPESSSLCLSTLGVFAALRRCAAILPAQTAALLGYARAVSGWHARSRFCPGCGHPTRPRVNAQGRVCSNPGCGREHFPRVDPAVIVLVHDGDRCLLGRQSAWKPRVYSALAGYVEPGESAEDAVAREIREEAGIEVDSVRYHSSQPWPFSGALMLGFHARAASTRITLGDRELEDAGWFSRRDIITSVQSGELCLPAGETIARRLLDAWLPDADGIFPAL, translated from the coding sequence ATGGATCATCGTACGAAACCTGTCCTCAACACTTTTTCCGGCCTCACCCTGAACCGCAAACCGGCCGGGCCGGACGCCGCAACCGACTGGCAACGGACAATGCAAGCCGGACTCTGCGTCGTGGTCCGCGGAGACGACATTCTCTTTGATCCGGCGGGAGATGGTCCCCTTCTGCTGAACCATCAGATGCTGCTCGACTGCGCGGCGGATTCCCGGCCGCTGTTCCTCGGGCACGATGGCGAAACCGGCTATTTTGTGCTCGACCTCGCCCAGCTTCCGGAGTCTTCCAGCCTCTGCCTGAGCACACTCGGCGTCTTTGCCGCCCTGCGCCGATGTGCGGCGATCCTGCCTGCCCAGACCGCCGCTCTTCTCGGCTATGCGCGGGCCGTATCCGGGTGGCACGCCCGCTCGCGCTTTTGTCCCGGCTGCGGGCATCCCACCCGGCCCAGGGTAAATGCCCAGGGCCGGGTCTGTTCCAATCCGGGCTGCGGCCGGGAGCATTTTCCCCGGGTCGATCCGGCCGTCATCGTTCTCGTCCACGACGGGGACCGCTGTCTGCTTGGACGCCAGTCCGCATGGAAACCGCGCGTCTATTCCGCTCTGGCCGGGTATGTGGAACCCGGCGAAAGCGCCGAGGACGCCGTGGCGCGGGAGATCCGGGAAGAGGCCGGAATCGAAGTGGACAGCGTGCGGTACCACTCCTCCCAGCCCTGGCCGTTTTCCGGCGCGCTCATGCTGGGCTTTCACGCCCGGGCCGCGTCAACGCGCATAACCCTCGGCGACCGAGAACTGGAAGACGCCGGATGGTTCTCCCGCCGGGACATTATCACTTCAGTCCAAAGCGGAGAACTCTGTCTGCCCGCCGGGGAAACCATCGCCCGCCGCCTGCTGGACGCGTGGCTGCCGGATGCGGACGGCATCTTTCCCGCTCTCTGA
- a CDS encoding zinc dependent phospholipase C family protein, whose protein sequence is MWLVLAFIFCLLLPSEALAWGPGVHMAIGRHALEHLGAVAPAVAAVLSAHPERFLYGCLSADILIGKGCRFTPTHSHNWSTGQLLLRQARTPGEAAYAYGYLSHLAADVIAHNYLVPNMLGFSAGQGKFSHAYVEMLADLRVEWPKASPLFRIPCGEEDAMLRTAVAQKKMPFLVKKQLFRQSLRLVEKKSYKRSLGALHGALPARKETLILESIDFARELVMDFLRAPRRSPALECDPIGSANLDQANSFRKRQRGYYMRHGEGIIFPLDPRLEICLRSTGACYDRVS, encoded by the coding sequence ATGTGGCTCGTTCTGGCGTTTATCTTCTGTCTCCTTCTGCCCTCCGAAGCCCTGGCCTGGGGGCCGGGAGTGCACATGGCCATCGGCCGCCACGCCCTCGAACACCTGGGCGCCGTGGCTCCGGCCGTGGCTGCCGTGCTTTCCGCCCATCCGGAGCGATTTCTGTACGGCTGCCTGTCCGCGGATATCCTCATCGGCAAGGGCTGCCGCTTCACGCCTACCCACTCCCACAACTGGAGCACCGGCCAGCTGCTGCTGCGGCAGGCCAGAACACCCGGAGAAGCCGCCTACGCCTACGGATACCTGTCTCATCTGGCCGCCGACGTCATCGCCCACAATTATCTGGTGCCCAACATGCTGGGCTTTTCGGCCGGACAGGGAAAATTCTCCCACGCCTATGTGGAAATGCTCGCGGATCTGCGGGTGGAATGGCCCAAGGCGTCTCCTCTTTTCCGTATTCCCTGCGGCGAGGAAGACGCCATGCTGCGCACGGCCGTGGCCCAGAAAAAAATGCCATTTCTGGTGAAAAAGCAGCTCTTCCGCCAGAGCCTGCGTCTGGTCGAGAAAAAATCCTATAAACGCTCTCTCGGCGCGCTGCATGGGGCCCTGCCCGCCCGCAAGGAGACGCTCATTCTTGAATCCATTGATTTCGCCCGGGAACTGGTCATGGATTTCCTGCGCGCGCCCCGGCGTTCCCCAGCCCTGGAATGCGACCCCATCGGCAGCGCCAACCTCGATCAGGCGAACTCGTTCCGGAAACGCCAGCGGGGCTACTACATGCGGCACGGCGAAGGTATCATCTTTCCCCTGGACCCCCGGCTGGAAATCTGTCTGCGTTCCACAGGAGCCTGCTATGACCGCGTTTCTTGA
- a CDS encoding pseudouridine synthase, with amino-acid sequence MSAVRLNKFLADAGIASRRRADELIFSGRVCVNGETIREPGRRVTPGQDRVSCDGKEVAEKNPPIYVMLNKPVHVVCTVSDPQGRRTVLDLLSGLNARRVFPVGRLDYMSEGLLLLTNDGAAALRLTHPSFEHRKVYEVLVRGTVPEENLRAMHDGMRLREGESLAPVHAEVIGRSGNGTLLRMVLRQGVNRQVRRMCRDLNLTILRLRRVEFGPLTLGRLEPGKWRMLTPAEISAIGVKPCPS; translated from the coding sequence ATGTCCGCTGTTCGTCTGAACAAGTTTCTGGCCGACGCCGGAATAGCCTCCCGGCGCAGGGCCGATGAGCTTATTTTTTCGGGGCGGGTGTGCGTCAACGGCGAGACCATCCGCGAACCGGGCAGGCGCGTGACGCCGGGGCAGGACCGGGTGTCCTGCGACGGCAAGGAAGTGGCGGAGAAAAATCCGCCGATCTATGTCATGCTGAACAAGCCCGTGCATGTCGTATGCACGGTTTCGGACCCGCAAGGACGGCGAACGGTTCTGGACCTTCTGTCGGGACTAAACGCACGGCGGGTCTTTCCGGTGGGGCGACTGGACTACATGTCCGAGGGCCTGCTGCTCCTCACCAACGACGGGGCTGCCGCTCTGCGGCTGACCCATCCGTCCTTTGAACATCGGAAGGTCTATGAGGTACTTGTGCGCGGGACTGTTCCGGAGGAGAACCTGCGCGCCATGCATGACGGCATGCGGCTGCGGGAAGGCGAGAGTCTGGCTCCGGTGCACGCCGAGGTAATCGGCCGCTCCGGCAACGGCACCCTGCTGCGCATGGTCCTGCGGCAGGGAGTGAACAGACAGGTCCGGCGCATGTGCCGGGATTTGAATTTGACTATTTTGCGTCTGCGCCGGGTGGAATTCGGACCTCTCACCCTCGGCCGTCTGGAGCCCGGCAAATGGCGAATGCTGACACCCGCCGAGATATCCGCCATCGGAGTGAAACCATGTCCGTCATAA
- a CDS encoding acyltransferase family protein, with amino-acid sequence MKWTGSGEYFRAVPRGDAEIYVECVPQTSGSCAGMRRPAFRMSSRFWQSSSQRNTMYLRSFEYFRAIAIILIVVGHCYGISGWFIKTFGERVLANLISGGTSLFVFISGFLFHHVFYPKFNYRKFMVKKFKNVYVPYLILSILPVLQALWLRVPFPEFYFGPEDTIYDQIILPAIRYYWYGGVMVYWYIPFIMTIFLISPVFIHFISLPTKYQVYIVAFFSLISIFMHRPVNNWSILQSAIYFSPVYMFGILCSMKKEWIYEKFEGKENILLIPIFILAVVQALFYMACGTIHKEPFEFGGIDIGFIQKNILCVYLMVFLHKYENVDIPLFKKLAAASFAIYFLHGWFIYIISVFQSSYRAYYGLHLVPFLSCLVIFLSYFAALIVKKIYPEKSRMLIGW; translated from the coding sequence TTGAAGTGGACGGGTTCGGGCGAGTATTTTAGAGCGGTTCCGCGCGGGGATGCCGAAATTTATGTTGAGTGCGTTCCACAAACTTCGGGATCCTGTGCCGGAATGCGGAGGCCCGCATTCCGGATGTCTTCCCGGTTCTGGCAATCATCCTCTCAGAGAAATACGATGTATCTACGTTCCTTCGAGTATTTCCGGGCCATCGCCATTATTCTCATTGTTGTCGGGCATTGCTACGGCATTTCAGGCTGGTTCATCAAAACCTTTGGCGAGCGTGTGCTGGCGAATCTGATCAGCGGCGGAACATCGCTTTTTGTCTTCATTTCCGGATTTCTGTTCCATCATGTTTTCTACCCCAAGTTCAACTACAGGAAATTCATGGTAAAGAAGTTCAAAAACGTCTATGTTCCCTACCTCATCCTTTCCATTCTCCCTGTTCTCCAAGCCCTGTGGCTGCGCGTTCCCTTTCCGGAATTTTATTTCGGCCCCGAAGATACGATCTATGATCAGATCATTCTCCCGGCCATCCGTTACTACTGGTACGGAGGAGTCATGGTTTACTGGTACATACCATTTATCATGACCATTTTTCTCATCTCTCCCGTATTCATACATTTCATTAGCCTGCCCACAAAATATCAAGTATATATTGTTGCTTTTTTTTCACTGATATCTATATTCATGCACAGACCGGTGAATAACTGGTCAATTCTGCAGTCTGCAATATATTTTTCTCCTGTGTATATGTTCGGCATACTCTGTTCAATGAAGAAAGAGTGGATATATGAAAAATTTGAAGGGAAAGAAAATATCCTTCTTATTCCGATATTTATTCTTGCTGTCGTACAGGCTTTATTTTACATGGCGTGTGGAACAATACACAAAGAGCCGTTTGAATTCGGAGGAATCGATATAGGCTTTATCCAGAAGAATATACTTTGCGTATATCTCATGGTTTTTTTACATAAATATGAAAATGTAGATATCCCTCTCTTCAAAAAACTGGCTGCGGCAAGTTTTGCGATCTACTTTCTGCATGGCTGGTTTATTTACATCATATCGGTTTTTCAATCTTCCTACAGGGCATACTATGGTCTGCATCTTGTGCCTTTTCTGTCCTGCCTAGTCATCTTCCTGTCTTATTTTGCGGCATTGATTGTCAAAAAAATCTATCCCGAAAAAAGCCGGATGCTGATCGGCTGGTAG
- a CDS encoding copper resistance protein NlpE N-terminal domain-containing protein gives MPASDWAGTYVGTLPCADCEGIRTSLTIRADQTYTLVSDYLGREEYRFEEKGQFAWIKEGEVIELRGDDQRSLYRVGKNTLTMLNSDGEAATGPMAEMYILRKEPGLSSSSGILNTKWRLTELMGEPVSSNPEGKHPYIHLNPADKSFSGFGGCNMMNGSYEMKMENHIRFMDMASTLKACPDMNHKELKFFEVLSMAETYVHDGQNLTLHKKNQAAALAKFTAVSGQ, from the coding sequence ATGCCCGCTTCGGATTGGGCCGGAACCTATGTCGGCACTCTGCCCTGCGCCGACTGCGAGGGCATCCGCACGTCTCTAACCATCAGGGCGGATCAGACCTATACTCTGGTCAGTGATTATCTGGGCCGGGAAGAATATCGATTCGAAGAAAAAGGACAGTTTGCGTGGATCAAAGAGGGCGAAGTAATCGAGTTGCGGGGCGACGATCAACGCTCGCTGTACCGGGTCGGCAAAAATACTCTGACCATGCTGAACAGCGACGGAGAAGCCGCTACCGGACCGATGGCCGAGATGTACATACTGCGCAAAGAGCCCGGCCTGTCGTCTTCCTCCGGAATCCTGAACACGAAATGGAGACTGACGGAACTCATGGGCGAGCCGGTTTCTTCCAACCCCGAAGGGAAACATCCGTATATTCATTTGAATCCGGCGGACAAAAGCTTCTCCGGATTCGGCGGATGCAACATGATGAACGGCTCCTATGAAATGAAGATGGAAAATCATATCCGCTTCATGGACATGGCCAGCACACTCAAGGCCTGCCCGGACATGAACCACAAGGAACTGAAATTTTTTGAGGTACTTTCAATGGCCGAAACATACGTCCATGACGGCCAGAACCTGACTCTGCATAAGAAAAACCAGGCAGCAGCCCTGGCAAAATTCACGGCTGTTTCCGGGCAATGA
- a CDS encoding FKBP-type peptidyl-prolyl cis-trans isomerase, with product MTLAAGTRVLVHYTGTLDDGTQFDSSRGREPLEVVLGQNMVIPGFEKAIAAMEPGQTVTVRIPEAEAYGPHNENMLVTFPRSSFPADIPAALGEQLILRSPEGHEVPALIVDVNETEISLDANHPLAGFDLTFEIELISVE from the coding sequence ATGACCCTCGCCGCCGGCACCCGCGTCCTGGTGCACTACACCGGCACTCTGGACGACGGCACGCAGTTTGACTCTTCGCGGGGGCGCGAACCGCTGGAGGTGGTTCTCGGCCAGAACATGGTCATCCCCGGCTTCGAAAAAGCCATCGCCGCCATGGAGCCCGGCCAGACCGTCACCGTGCGCATCCCGGAGGCCGAGGCTTACGGCCCGCACAACGAGAACATGCTTGTCACTTTTCCCCGTTCTTCCTTTCCGGCGGACATTCCGGCCGCCCTCGGAGAACAGCTCATTCTGCGCTCCCCCGAAGGTCACGAAGTCCCGGCGCTGATTGTGGATGTGAACGAGACGGAGATCAGCCTGGACGCCAATCATCCTCTGGCCGGATTCGATCTGACCTTCGAAATAGAACTGATCAGCGTGGAATGA
- a CDS encoding peptide chain release factor 3, with translation MTQLEKEIRANVGKRRTFGIISHPDAGKTTLTEKLLLFGGAISMAGTVKSRKASRHATSDWMKMEQERGISVTTSVMKFEYGGYEINLLDTPGHEDFSEDTYRVLTAVDSALLVIDSAKGVEAQTRKLMDVCRMRNTPIMTFINKLDRDGLDPLDVLADIEAHLGIECAPLSWPVGMGKSFRGTYSIHQRRMHLFSATHGGRIQQGEMIENVLDPRLDELLGSQADDLRRDLELLDGAGNPFSVDRYLAGEQTPVFFGSAINNFGVQEMLDTFVELAPCPRPRPALTREVSPFEEEFSGVVFKIQANMDKAHRDRIAFLRICSGKFTRGMKMRHHRIGKDIQVNNATIFMAQDRTGVEEAYAGDIIGLHNHGTIRIGDTFTQKEELKFTGIPSFAPEHFRKVILKSPLKAKQLQKGLLQLAEEGAVQVFRPMLGNDYILGAVGVLQFDVIISRLREEYAVDAIYAPVNLSAARWVHGDRAVLDRFRRELASSLATDSEDSLTLLVDSIWRLEYIMEQWPDITFHSTREKN, from the coding sequence ATGACCCAGCTCGAAAAGGAAATCCGCGCCAACGTCGGAAAACGCCGCACCTTCGGCATCATCAGCCACCCCGACGCGGGCAAGACCACCCTCACCGAAAAACTGCTGCTCTTCGGCGGCGCCATTTCCATGGCCGGCACGGTCAAGTCGCGCAAGGCGTCCCGGCATGCCACCTCCGACTGGATGAAAATGGAGCAGGAGCGCGGCATTTCCGTGACCACTTCGGTCATGAAGTTCGAATACGGCGGCTACGAGATCAATCTGCTGGACACGCCCGGCCACGAGGATTTCTCCGAAGACACCTACCGCGTGCTTACGGCCGTGGACTCGGCCCTGCTGGTCATCGATTCAGCCAAGGGCGTGGAAGCCCAGACCAGAAAACTGATGGATGTCTGCCGGATGCGCAACACGCCCATCATGACGTTCATCAACAAGCTCGACCGCGACGGACTCGACCCGCTGGACGTGCTGGCGGACATCGAGGCCCATCTGGGCATCGAATGCGCGCCCCTGAGCTGGCCTGTGGGCATGGGCAAGAGCTTCCGGGGCACCTACTCCATCCACCAGCGGAGGATGCATCTTTTTTCCGCCACACACGGCGGCCGCATCCAGCAGGGCGAAATGATCGAAAACGTCCTTGATCCCCGGCTGGACGAACTTCTGGGCAGCCAGGCCGACGACCTGCGCCGGGATCTGGAACTGCTTGACGGCGCGGGCAATCCCTTCTCCGTGGACCGCTATCTGGCCGGAGAGCAGACGCCGGTTTTCTTCGGCAGCGCCATCAACAATTTCGGCGTACAGGAAATGCTCGATACTTTCGTGGAACTCGCGCCCTGCCCCCGGCCCCGCCCCGCCCTGACCCGCGAGGTTTCTCCCTTCGAGGAAGAATTTTCCGGCGTGGTGTTCAAGATCCAGGCGAACATGGACAAGGCCCACCGGGACCGCATCGCCTTTCTGCGCATCTGCTCCGGCAAGTTCACCAGAGGCATGAAGATGCGCCACCACCGCATTGGCAAGGACATACAGGTCAACAACGCCACCATCTTCATGGCCCAGGACCGCACGGGAGTGGAAGAAGCCTATGCCGGGGACATCATCGGCCTGCACAATCACGGCACCATCCGTATCGGCGATACCTTCACCCAGAAGGAAGAGCTGAAATTCACGGGCATTCCGAGCTTCGCGCCCGAGCACTTCCGCAAGGTCATCCTGAAAAGTCCTCTCAAGGCCAAGCAGCTCCAGAAGGGGCTCCTGCAACTGGCCGAGGAAGGAGCCGTGCAGGTCTTCCGGCCGATGCTCGGCAACGACTACATCCTCGGCGCCGTGGGTGTGCTGCAGTTCGATGTCATCATCTCCCGGCTGCGGGAAGAATACGCCGTGGACGCCATCTATGCGCCGGTCAATCTCTCGGCCGCCCGCTGGGTGCACGGAGACAGAGCCGTACTGGACAGGTTCCGCAGGGAACTGGCCTCGTCCCTGGCCACGGACTCGGAAGACAGCCTGACCCTGCTGGTGGACAGCATCTGGAGGCTGGAATACATCATGGAGCAGTGGCCGGACATCACTTTCCACTCCACCCGCGAGAAAAACTGA
- a CDS encoding NUDIX hydrolase: protein MIKQSIECWLYNPLSDRFLLLRCPATHRHGEYWQPVTGGRTAGELPEAACLREVEEETGVRLAADQLELVIPEFSFCIPEARLELHKPVYLARVHSEKVVISAEHIAYCWFDSAEVSERLHWESNRESFRQVLAYSRDASARR, encoded by the coding sequence ATGATCAAGCAAAGTATCGAGTGCTGGCTGTATAATCCGCTGTCCGACCGTTTCCTGCTGCTGCGCTGTCCCGCCACCCACCGGCACGGTGAGTACTGGCAGCCCGTGACCGGAGGCCGTACTGCGGGGGAATTGCCCGAAGCGGCCTGCCTGCGCGAAGTGGAGGAAGAAACGGGGGTACGGCTTGCTGCGGACCAGCTGGAACTGGTCATCCCGGAATTTTCCTTCTGCATTCCCGAGGCGCGCCTAGAGCTCCACAAACCTGTGTACCTGGCGCGGGTTCACTCGGAAAAAGTGGTCATTTCCGCGGAACATATCGCTTATTGCTGGTTCGATTCCGCGGAAGTGAGCGAGCGGCTGCACTGGGAGTCCAACCGCGAATCCTTCCGGCAGGTGCTGGCCTACTCGCGGGATGCGAGCGCGCGCAGATAG
- a CDS encoding radical SAM/SPASM domain-containing protein has product MNRRYQRAYVEITNVCNLRCGFCAPPVRPAAFMEPDFFASVLKQLRPLTGEICLHVLGEPLGHPQFPVFPALCDQTGMSVNLTTNATLLPLHRQNILNAPALRQINFSLHSLLQGKEPDFSILEHVLAFCTEAMEKRPDLYVNLRLWNLDSLTFPRENALSGRLLERVAEYFGADVQVPPGRKSRRLRGRVYLHRDTRFSWPGSATIPERERGCCHGLNTHFAILADGTVCPCCLDAGGRLALGNVRHADLEEILDGPRAAAMREGFAQGRLVEKQCRTCSYCRRFRTPRH; this is encoded by the coding sequence GTGAACCGGCGGTACCAGCGCGCATATGTGGAGATTACCAATGTCTGCAATCTGCGTTGCGGCTTCTGCGCCCCGCCGGTCAGACCCGCCGCCTTCATGGAACCGGACTTCTTCGCCTCCGTCCTGAAGCAGCTCCGCCCTCTGACCGGAGAAATCTGCCTCCATGTGCTGGGCGAACCCCTCGGCCATCCGCAGTTTCCCGTTTTCCCGGCGCTCTGCGACCAGACGGGGATGTCCGTGAACCTGACCACCAACGCCACCCTGCTGCCTCTTCACAGGCAGAACATCCTGAATGCCCCGGCCCTGCGGCAGATCAATTTCTCCCTGCATTCCCTGCTTCAGGGGAAAGAACCGGATTTTTCCATTCTCGAACATGTGCTGGCCTTCTGCACCGAGGCAATGGAAAAGCGGCCCGACCTGTATGTGAATCTGCGCCTGTGGAACCTGGACAGTCTGACTTTTCCCCGGGAGAACGCCTTAAGCGGCCGGCTCCTGGAGCGTGTCGCGGAATACTTCGGAGCCGACGTACAGGTACCGCCGGGACGGAAAAGCCGCCGCCTGCGGGGCCGGGTATATCTGCACCGGGACACGCGGTTTTCCTGGCCCGGCTCGGCCACGATTCCGGAGCGTGAACGTGGCTGCTGTCACGGTTTGAATACCCATTTTGCCATTCTGGCCGACGGCACGGTCTGTCCCTGCTGTCTGGACGCCGGAGGGCGGCTGGCTCTGGGCAATGTCCGCCATGCGGATCTGGAAGAAATTCTGGACGGGCCGCGAGCCGCGGCCATGCGGGAAGGTTTCGCCCAGGGGCGGCTGGTGGAAAAGCAGTGCCGGACCTGCTCCTACTGCCGGCGGTTCAGGACTCCCCGGCATTGA
- a CDS encoding PAS domain S-box protein, which yields MTQPSTTRTPVLSSLLARASLLLFGYLAVVIVFFVSWIHHKDKHFLEATDTRLRTAAAVLPYLLAEDFHDRAVNATAIGMEEELRNRENFNAFVRDNDLVYAYTLVKSDGKLHFSSPTISPAEAQSRRSWYFYPYEDAPPELSRALDEGHDVSLTYKDDWGDFHTTCLFETSPGGRPYLACADVETSDLEAVYTSHMLLGLGGAVALLGFLAPLFFLIRHFYRMHMTELAGTHEKTQVHLELLSTLVHRLPVGLMLVQPDNRISLVNPAFTALTGYSREDIPTRNAWFRRIYPNVRDRRRYLKDWAHTLKNAEDATTQMRVTRKDGTSRSLSQQLRLLEDGRILIILDDVTGEQENQARVRQDMERLRTILDAMQVGIAVVGVSDRRIRYVNPRLTEMTGWSQGMLHNALCYRHLGRQCESQCPVIDRGEVVQNREVQLAAADRSPWHVLKSVVRAEIGGEAVVIESFSDITGPKKLEMSLTAAREATEKINRDTAAFLTEMNRRLHASLHAAVAPLKMLQNKVPEEVRNFAVAVQTAVKEFQDILRQALELSALSPRDIAEEPFAACLLATSLEDLYEKAGEKGVSFVCRTAPDLPDTLLGDMPRIVRILHNLAEESIASTEQECVRLEISPLPFRHSSGRGIVHFGLYETPLDPDEKSAPHLFGEAGTALHSHAEAGMGVVLARRLLGIMGSGLCVMTDSNGRTEAHFSLPLIPPETR from the coding sequence ATGACGCAACCTTCCACCACCCGGACGCCAGTCCTTTCCTCTCTGCTCGCTCGCGCAAGCCTTCTGCTTTTCGGCTATCTGGCTGTGGTCATCGTTTTTTTCGTGTCCTGGATCCACCACAAAGACAAACATTTTCTGGAGGCGACGGACACCCGTCTGCGCACCGCCGCCGCAGTCCTGCCCTACCTGCTGGCCGAAGATTTTCACGACCGGGCCGTGAATGCCACCGCCATCGGCATGGAGGAGGAACTGCGCAACCGCGAGAATTTCAACGCCTTTGTCAGGGACAATGATCTGGTTTATGCGTACACGCTGGTGAAATCAGACGGGAAACTTCACTTCTCCTCACCCACAATTTCTCCAGCCGAAGCTCAAAGCCGGCGCTCCTGGTATTTCTATCCATATGAAGATGCACCCCCGGAGCTTTCCAGAGCTTTGGACGAAGGACATGACGTCAGCCTGACCTACAAGGACGACTGGGGCGACTTCCATACCACCTGCCTGTTCGAGACCAGCCCCGGAGGGCGGCCTTATCTGGCCTGCGCCGATGTGGAAACCAGCGATCTGGAAGCCGTCTATACCAGCCACATGCTGCTCGGCCTCGGCGGAGCCGTGGCTCTGCTTGGATTTCTGGCCCCCCTGTTTTTTCTGATCCGCCATTTTTACCGGATGCACATGACCGAACTGGCCGGGACTCACGAAAAAACACAGGTCCATCTGGAACTTTTGAGCACTCTCGTGCACAGGCTGCCCGTGGGGCTTATGCTCGTTCAACCCGACAACCGGATCAGTCTGGTCAATCCGGCTTTCACCGCGCTCACCGGATACTCCAGAGAGGATATCCCCACCCGGAATGCCTGGTTTCGCAGAATCTATCCGAATGTCCGCGACAGGCGCAGGTACCTGAAGGACTGGGCGCATACCCTGAAAAATGCCGAAGACGCGACCACCCAGATGCGGGTTACCCGCAAGGACGGCACATCCAGAAGTCTTTCCCAGCAGCTCAGGTTGCTGGAGGACGGACGCATCCTGATCATTCTGGACGATGTCACGGGCGAACAGGAAAATCAGGCCAGAGTCCGTCAGGACATGGAGCGTCTGCGCACCATTCTGGACGCCATGCAGGTGGGAATCGCCGTGGTGGGCGTATCGGACCGCAGAATCCGCTACGTCAATCCCAGGCTGACCGAGATGACCGGCTGGAGTCAGGGCATGCTCCACAATGCTCTTTGCTACAGGCATCTGGGCAGGCAGTGTGAATCCCAATGCCCGGTCATCGACAGGGGGGAAGTGGTCCAGAACAGGGAAGTGCAGCTCGCCGCGGCGGACCGCTCTCCCTGGCATGTCCTCAAGTCGGTGGTGCGTGCGGAAATCGGCGGCGAAGCAGTGGTCATCGAATCGTTCTCGGACATTACCGGTCCGAAGAAGCTGGAGATGAGTCTGACTGCGGCCAGAGAAGCGACCGAAAAAATAAACAGAGACACGGCCGCCTTTCTGACTGAAATGAATCGCAGACTGCACGCTTCCCTGCATGCGGCCGTAGCGCCCCTCAAGATGCTTCAGAACAAGGTGCCGGAGGAAGTCCGCAATTTCGCCGTGGCTGTGCAAACCGCCGTGAAGGAGTTTCAGGACATACTCCGGCAGGCGCTCGAACTGTCCGCACTGAGTCCGCGGGACATTGCCGAAGAGCCCTTCGCCGCGTGTCTGCTGGCCACATCTCTTGAGGATTTATACGAAAAAGCCGGGGAAAAGGGAGTGAGCTTCGTCTGCCGCACGGCACCCGATCTGCCGGATACTCTGCTTGGCGACATGCCTCGTATTGTCCGGATTCTTCACAACCTCGCGGAAGAATCCATAGCAAGTACGGAGCAGGAATGCGTCCGTCTCGAGATATCTCCGCTGCCCTTCAGACATTCCTCGGGACGCGGGATCGTCCACTTCGGCCTTTACGAAACGCCCCTTGACCCGGATGAGAAGTCCGCCCCGCATCTCTTCGGCGAAGCGGGCACGGCGCTTCACTCCCACGCCGAAGCCGGCATGGGGGTGGTCCTGGCCCGACGCCTGCTCGGCATCATGGGGTCGGGACTGTGCGTCATGACGGATTCCAACGGCCGCACCGAAGCCCATTTCTCCCTGCCGCTGATACCGCCGGAGACCCGGTGA
- a CDS encoding TlpA family protein disulfide reductase: MSVINRHSIFGFLCGALAVLAAEVLAFLLLTGGLNFGDADVSAAGPQAPALPSATELHQMGGTFSDLYGGEKSFAGLKGKVVLVNVWATWYPPCRAEMPSLERLWKIFKDDENIEVYCISEEKAATVSAHPLARNLDLPLYVFASGKPGALRSSGIPATYIFDRNGRMVFSHVGMARWDSPEVVGYLRALASRE, from the coding sequence ATGTCCGTCATAAACCGCCATTCCATTTTCGGATTTTTGTGTGGAGCCCTGGCCGTTCTGGCGGCGGAAGTCCTTGCGTTCCTCCTGCTCACGGGAGGACTGAACTTCGGGGACGCGGATGTTTCCGCCGCCGGGCCGCAAGCTCCCGCTCTTCCCTCCGCCACGGAGCTGCATCAGATGGGCGGAACCTTCTCGGACCTGTACGGTGGAGAAAAATCCTTCGCCGGGCTGAAAGGCAAGGTGGTGCTGGTCAATGTCTGGGCCACTTGGTACCCGCCCTGTCGGGCGGAAATGCCCTCTCTGGAAAGGCTGTGGAAAATATTCAAGGATGACGAAAACATAGAAGTCTACTGCATCAGCGAGGAAAAGGCGGCCACCGTGAGCGCTCACCCGTTGGCCCGCAATCTGGACCTGCCCCTGTATGTATTCGCGTCCGGCAAACCCGGAGCATTGCGCAGCAGCGGCATCCCCGCCACCTATATTTTCGACCGGAACGGCCGTATGGTTTTTTCCCATGTCGGCATGGCCCGGTGGGACTCGCCGGAAGTAGTGGGCTATCTGCGCGCGCTCGCATCCCGCGAGTAG